The DNA region AAGCGCCTCCGCGACGCGCGCAAGGAGGGGCAAATCGCACGCAGCCAGGATGTCGGTCTGGTGATACAGAGTGGCGTGGTATTGCTATGGCTGATGCTGGAAGGCAAGGCGCTTTACGACGCCCTGGCCGAGGATCTCTGGCTGGTCATCGCGGTCGGGCAGCAAGATCTGGGCGGCGCACTGGCACGCTATCTGCCTCATCTGGGCTGGCTCTGGCTGCGCTTTTGCGGCGGCCTTGCCCTGGTGCTGGTGCTGTGTCTGATCTCGGGCGGCCTGCTGCAGACCGGTTTTCTGTTCGCCCCCAAGGCGCTCAAGCTCTCCGGCCAGCGCATTAACCCGCTGAGCAATGCCAAAAACCTGCTGTCGATGAAAAATCTGATCGAGCTGTTCAAGTCGCTGTGCAAGGTGCTGATTCTCGGGCTGACCTTTGCCTATCTGATTCGCCAATACGGCCCCTCGCTCGCCTACCTGCCCGGCGCCAGTGTTCAGGCCGGCTTGCTGGTCGGCGCCAGACTACTGCTGTGGATGTGGGGCATTCAGCTGGCCACCGGCATGGTATTCGCCATCGCCGACTACGGCTATCAACGCTTCATGTGGCTGAAGCAGTTGCGCATGTCGCACAAGGATCTGCAGCAGGAGTACAAGCACACCGAAGGGGATCCGGAGATCCGGCAGCGCCGCAAGGACCTGCATCAGGAGCTGCTGAGCGGCTCGCTGGCTGGCAAAGTCGCCGCCGCCTCGGTCGTGGTGCGCAACCCGACCCGTCTGGCCGTCTGCCTGCGTTTCGTGCCAGGAGATACACCGCTGCCTCAGATCACGGCGATGGGACGAGATCATCGTGCACGGCATATCCTCCGCCTGGCCGAACGCCATGGCATCCCGGTCGTGGAGCGCGTGCCGCTGGCCCGGGCGCTGTTTGCGGACTGCAAACCTGGCGATTACATCCCGGAATCCCTGTTCGCCGCCGTCGCCGAAGTGTTGCGCTGGCTGATGCAGACCACTGGCGATCCACCCGCCTTACCCCTGGTGACCGACCAGCCCCAGTCGATGCGCCCAGGTACTTAAGGTCGCGGCATTGTGGGCATCCAGCTTGCGCATCAGGTTCAGGCGATGGGTCTCCACGGTCTTGACACTCAACAGCAGCAGTTGGGCAATTTCGCGGTTGCGACGCCCCTCGGCAATCAGCTTGAGCACTTGCCGCTCTCTGGGCGTCAGGCCATGCTCGGCAGGCAGGGAAGCACGACGGGACGACACCGGGGCAATGCTGATCGCCGGATCGACAAAACACTTGCCGGCGAGCAGCTCGGACAATCCTGCCAACAAGACCTTTGGCTGGCTCTGCTTGAGCACATAGCCGGTTGCACCGGCGGCCAGACACCGTTGAATGCGCTGCGACTCGCGGCAGGAAGAGAAAATCAGGATGGGCATGGCTGCCCAGCGACGACGCAAATGCAGGATGACATCCAGACCATCCATGCCGGGCAGACCGAGATCAAGCAGCAACACATCCGGCTGCAGGCGCAGACATTGCTCGTAAACGACCAGCCCGTCCGCCACCACCCCGAGCACTTGCACATGAGGCAGGGCGCGCAATAGCTGGCAGATACCGTCTGCCATCAGGGCATGATCCTCGACGATCAGCAGGCGTATCCCGGGACTCTTCATCCACACCCTCCTTGAGCAGGCATCTCAGCGGATTCTAACCAGCCCTCAACAGGCTACGATTACGACCATTCCTAAACCAGGCTCACGTGCCAGACCTCCCCTTCAGCCATGCTGCGTCCGCCTACATCTCCGCGGCCTGATCACGCAAGACCGACAGAACACCCTGCAGACGTTCCTTGTGCTCGGCATCCACAAAGCAGTGCCAGGGCAAGGCCTGCACCAGACGGTAAAAGCACTGGCAGAGCGCATAACGCTGCGTCGGCATCCCTTCCGGCAACAGGGGCTCGATCAACGCCGCATCGGGCCAGAGCTGTTCCAGCATCTGCACCAGGGCATACAGCAAGGGCTCACCATCATCCCATCCCGACAGGGCGGCAGCACGCTCATCACACGCGCCGCTCAGGCCGAGGATGCCCAGCAGGCGCTGCAGATCACCGATCACCGCTGCCAGGTGGCTGCCGGCGATCGGTTTGCCGCTGGCCGACAATTCGAAGGACAGCACACGGATCATGGACACAAGCATCGGCCGTCGCTGCGGACGCGGACCGAGATCCGCCAGCCATTGAGACAGACGCGGCCGCTGTTCGCTTGCACGGTGATACAGTCGCCGCAATCCATCACGCCAGGCACTGGTGCGAGGCCCGAGGATCAGCAGGCCAAACAGCGACAAGCTCATCTCTTCGCCGTCCAGCAAGCTGGCCAACAAAGCCTCCAGACGGGCACGCTGCGCCGGATCCTGACGCGTACGCGCCAGCACCAGCGACAACAACAGCGCCATGCGCACCGGATCCTGCTGCACAAACTGAGCCAGGGCCTGACGGGAGTGCAAGGCAGCCTGCCAGTTGCCCATGTCCTGCAGCGCACTTTCCAGCGTCAGGGCCTCAATGGCCTGAATTTCCAGTATCAGTTTTTGGGCCAGCACCCGCCCCGGCTCTTTGCCGCTGCGCCGGGCGGCCTCGCCACTGCGTTGCGAACCGAGCGCAAAGCCCAGATCCTCAAAGGTTTCCGACAGGGCATCGGTCTGATCCTCCGCCAGCGTCGCCCCCGCCTGTAACCACACCGAATCGCTGGCAACAGCCACCACGCCGGCGGGAAGCGACACCGTCGGCATGGGGGATGGCAAGGACGGCCCGCTCGTGCCACGCAGGCTATCCAGCATGGCGGCCTTCCTCATCACAGCCGGCGAGTTGCTGCAGCAACCAGGTCAGCTGGGCCGGCACATCCAGCGTCACGCGTACCAATCCGTTATCCAGAACCGCCTGACCAGGCTGCAAGCTGACATCTGCCGCGACTCTGAGCAACGGCTCACCAGCCAGCGCGCACCGAATCTGATCGACCTGCTCCGGCGACACACTCAGCAACAGGCGGCCCTGTGCCAGCAAAGCCGGCATCTGTTGATCCAATTGCTGCAACAGCCAGTTCACCTGATCCTGCTGTCCCAGCAGCGCGTGCAGTCCTGCCGCCAACGTCGGTCGCCATCGTGCCAGCAGTTGCCGGGCCACTTGCTGTTCCAGCGCCATTTCCGCCTGCATCCAATGCACGGTCTCGGCCACCGCCGCATCACGGGCTTCCTGCCGCAAAGCGGCACATTCGGCCCGGACTCGTGCCACCGCCTGCTGCTGCCAGCGCTGTTGCCGGACTTCGGCCTCATGCTGCAGCTGTTCGACAGCCTGCTGCAAATCCGTCAGCTGCTGCTGCGCCATGTCGATGGCCCGGACCAGCGAACGTACACTCGCCAGCTCACTGGCGCGCAGCACCCCCTGCGCCGGGCAGGGCAAGGGCACACTCTCCCAGTGCAGCATCAGGGGATTGGCCATCACATCCAACGCACGATCCTCGTCAGCAGCGGTTGCAGGGACTGTCTGGCCGGCAGCATGTCAGGCAACGGCCACAGCAGGCGAAACAGCGACAGAAAAGGCTCGCTGGCCGCCGCGAGACGGCCCGCCCCCAGGCGCTCAGCCACCTCGGCCAGTTCACTTGGCGCCAATGTCGGCATGGCACGGGTGCCGGGCGGCAACAGCAACTGCAGTCGGGAGAGTTCGTCACCGGTGAACACGCCGGCCAGGGCCTGGCGCCAGGGTTTGCGCAGCAGATAATCAGCACAGCCAAGCGCCTGCAGGCCCAACGCCGTCACACAGCGCTGACGACTGTTGGCCGCACACAGCCTGGACAACAGGACAGCATCCCCCACTTCAGGCGGCGGGCCCTGCTGTGCCAGCAGGTTGCCCAGGCGCTGATCCAGCACCGGTCGCAGCCCGGCATGTTGCTCATAGGCCGTCTGCCAGGCCTGCAGACCCAGGTGATGCCACCATGAGCTGTCCATGCAGGCACCGGGCTGGAACCAGAGTGTCAGATAGAGCGGTTCGGGCAGCATGCTCAACGGCGCTTGCGCCAGAACCACCAGCCCGTGAGGGCCAGTACCACAGACAACACTCCCCCCACGCCGCCCCAGAGCAGCACACGCTCGCGCCAGGCGGGGGGAGGCGGATCGGTCAGAGGCAGGTCGGCCTGCTGCATGACCAGGCTGACCTGCTCCGGGCTCAGCCCCGGAATGCCGTGACTGACCAGAGCGCGCAGCTCAGCCTCGCGTGGCGCGAGGTTGAATGCCGGGCTGTACTGGATGTACACCGCGGCACTGGCCGAGGTCGCCGGTTCTCCCTCTCGCGCCACGCTTTCGGCCACGGAGACGTCAGCACTGATCACACCCTCGATGCGACTGAGCAGATTTTCCATCTCCTGCCCTTTGATGAATCGCAGCTTGGCCGCTTCCTGCTCGGGTGACGACACGAGTTGCCCGGCCGGAAACAGATCGGCAATGCCGACTCGCTGCCGGTGAGGCATTCCGCTTTGCCGCAGCAACTCTTCTGCCTCGACAAAGCGCGAGGGATCGACCCGCAGCAAATAGCCCTCTTTGTCGCGCACCTTCTCAGCGGGAATCTGATGGAATAACAACAGTGCCAGCATTCGGTTGGCCTCCACCTCGCCCAGCTGTCCATACAGATCGGCCTTGCAGGCCGTGAGCAGCAAGGTCAGACAGACGACGCCCAGACGCATCTGTCTCATTGCAGGTTGACCAGCTTGTTGATGGCCTGCGTCAGCGCCCCGGCAACTTTGGCCGTCAGATCACTGCCCAGCGTCAGTTGCGTCAACGCACCCTGTGCCTGCAGCATGCCCTCCGGCGAGCCCGGCGCCTCGGCCGACAACAGGGCGGCAAAGCGATCCACGGCTTGTGCCGACGGTGGCGGTGGCAGGGGGCGATCCAGGGCGGAGAGGGGGCGGGCACCCGCCAGAGGTTCGATGGTCATGGCGTTCTCCTTCATCGGTAGCGAGCGGCAACACCGCTCGCAAGGGGGCACAGAGGGCAGGATCCAGCCCGGCGATCAACGATTCGACCTGGCCATACTCACCCAGGCCAAACAACAGGATGGCGCGACAGAGTGCCAAAAGATCTGCATCGTCCAGCCAGTCGGCCAAGGCCTGCTCAATCTGGCGCATTTCGCATCGCATTCCATGCTGTACCGCGGCAAACCCTGCCTCGACAACCAGCTTGCGCAGCAGACCCGTCTCGCCGGGCAGGGGTGCCTGGCTCACAATTTGGCGATGATGCCGGCCATCATGTCCTTGAAGGCCTTCATCACCGAGCTTTCGTAGTTGATCATGGTGCTGTACTGCTGCATGGCATATTGCATCTGCAGCATGGCGGCCGGATTCTCGGTGACATCGCTGGCGGTCACCGCGGCCATCTGGCTGGCCGCCTGTGCCAATTGGGCGTTCAGGCTGGAAACGATGGCATCGATATTCATGCGGCACACCCCATCGGCACGGTGGCGGCCAGGCGGGGCAAGACCGACTGACGCCGGACCGCGCTCGGCGACATCTGGAAGTGGCGCCTGAAACTGTCGGAGAAGTGCGCGTGGTTACAGAAACCGCACTCTACCGCCACATCAATCACCTTTTTGTCTGTGCTTTGCAGCAGATGATGGGCATGCTCCAGACGCTGGACAGTCAGCCATTGTTTGGCCGACTGGCCGAACTTCTCGCGAAAGAGCTGATTAAATTTTCGCAGCGACAAGCCCATCTCATCGGCGTAACGCTGTACCGGCCAGGACTCGAGTCGATGCTGGTGGATGAACTCGAACATATCGCCATCGGCGGCGATGGCACGTTGCAACAGTCCGGCCCATTGCCCCTTGTCCGCCAGCAGACAGTACATGCAGAGGAAATGCAGCATCGCCGTCTTGCTCAGTCCGGCCATCTGGCTGATAGCCCGCTGCATGCCGGCGTCCACGGCCACCGCATGCACCTTGGGCAGCCGCGTGTAACTTTGCGCCGGGGTACGAATCAGGTGACGAATGTCCCGGTAGATCGTCTGCAACTCCAGGGAGGAAAAGACATAGCACTGACATTGGGCGCTGACCGTCAGCGCGGTATCCCGGTCAAGCAGCCAGTAAACGTAACCCGGCTGAACCGGCTGACGAAGCGCTTCATGTCGGATAAAGCCACTGTCGTTGGCCAGAATGATATAGACATTGAGCATGTCGGCTCCTTGATGATCTGCATGGGCAACATCATGGCGACATGCCCGGCGCCCCCCTATCGGGTCATCACCTGATTAGCGCGCTGCACCATGGTGACGGGCCCACAAAGCACGAATCACCGACATCGCCGCCTCCAGCGACTGGCAGCGCCGCTGGCAGGCCGCCAGTGCACTGGCGTTCATCCCCTGACGCATCTGGCGCCGGCAGGCCAGCGACGCCCCCTCCAGCAGGCGCAGCCATTCAGCACAAACCCGCCCCGAGACATCCCCGGCCAGCCGTGTCTCCAGCGCAGTCAGGCAAACGGCATCGCACTCAGCCATCGACACGCCAGAACAGCAGGCTGTCACCCCCGAGCAGGGACACCCCATCGGGAAAAATGGCCAGAATCTGCCAGTCGCCCGCCAGTTGACTACCTACTTGCAGCCGCAGGCCGTTACGCATGATCAGGAATGGGGATTCTCGGCTGCCGCCGATGGCGGCCATCTGATCTGACAAGCCCTCGACGTAGGTCGGCGCCTCGGGCGCATCGAGCAAGCGACTGGCGTACAAAGGGGACTGCGGATCGGTCATGGCTTGTCGCAGTCGTTGCCAGCGCCCTGGCGACAGGGCACCGGAAAGTAACCAGCCCTGTACGCCATGCCGGGCACTCAGGCCATCGAGTTGGCCAAGTTGCTGCAGGGCTGCCACGATGCTCGCCAGCGGAACGCCATCCGGTGGCTGCAATTGCCAGTGAGGCAAGCCCGGTATTTGATCCAGCCCCGCCATGAGACTTGCCAGGGGCCCTCCCTGGCGCCAGGGGGCAGCAATCTGCAGAATGCCGTCGGCCGTGATCGTCAGCTGAGCCTGGGCATAGCCATGGTTTTGCAGCAGCGCCCGCACACTGGCCATCCATTCATCCTGGCAGGAGACCTGCCAGCGGTAGCGAACACCGTGCCGAGCCAGTTGCTGCCGCAAACCGGCCAGAGAGCGACTGTCTGTGCACTGCCCGGTAATTTGCAGACTGCCATCCGCCATGGTCTGCCATTGCAGACCTGGCCAGTGCGCACTGGCTTGCTGCAGCCAGCGCAGATCCGATGCCGGCGGCGGCGCGAACAGCAGCCATGCGCTGCCGATGAGCAGTGGCAGCAGACTCAGCCCCAGCCAGAGGGACCAGTGCGGCCGGGACGCTGCCCGGACCGCTCTGGGCAGCAGCGGCAGGGCTTGTACCGTCTCGCCCTCCGCCGCCAGTACAAAGTGCAGGCCCGCCAGATCAATCAGGCTGCCCAGGGGAAGCAGTCCGGGCGGCTGGGGCAGGCCATTCACCCAGCAAGGAATGGCGTTTGACAGCGCGATGCCTGCCTCATCGATCTGCAAGTGTGCCTGGCACCCGCCCTCCAGGCCCAGGGCAAGATCGGACGCCTCATCGCCCACGGTCAGGGTGCCAATCGCCAGCGGCAGGGTACGACCGGCCAGCGGGCCGCTCAGCAGCAGGAGTTGGTAAGGACAGGCGGGTCGTGGATCCATCTCGGGCTAGACCGCGCGTGGTTCGGCACGGATCAGGAACAGGCGCAGCATGCTGCGTCCGCTGGTCGCTTTGCTGCGGAACAGGCCCCCCAACAGCGGCAGGTCGCCCAGCAGTGGCACCTTGCGCTCCCCCTGCACCGCTTCGTTTTCGACAAAGCCGCCCAACAACAGCGCCTGGCCGGTTTGCAGCGTGGCCTGGGTACTGATCTCGGCATTCTGCACCTGGGGCAGAGACTCGACCTCGCTGACCGGCGGCGCTTGCCGACCGTCCTGGATATTCAACGTCAGCAATACCCTTTCCGGCTGGTCCGGCTCGTGGATCAGCCGCGGTGTCACCCGCATCAACTCGCCGGCAGAGACCGAGGCCAGTTGCGGATTGCTATCGCTGGCCAGCTTGGTATAGAAGGTGATGTTGCGATCCAGTACCGCTTGCACGTTATCCAGCGTCACCACGGACGGTCGGGAAATAATGCGGGCACGCGAACGTGCCGTCAGGGCACTGAGCCGCACCAGGAAGGACTGAGTGTTGGACACCAGGGAGGAGAAGCTGCCCCCCGACAAACCGGTATTGGCATTGAAGGCCACGGCACCGCCGCCGATGGCGGCATTACCCTGCCAGTCGACGCCAAGCTGATCAATATCGGCGGCATCGACATCCAGGATCTCGACCGAGATCTCGATCAGTGTTGGCCGATGATCCAGTTGACGAATCAGATCGCGGTACACGTTCTGGTTTTTGGCCAGGTCACGAACCAGTACGGCATTGCGCTGGCTGTCAGCCGAGAACACTGGCAGGCCGCTGGCTGTCTTCACCGCAGCCCCCCCGGTGCCGGATGCCGGGCTGTGCGTCATGTCGCGCAGCACCGAGACGATGCCCGGCACGAGCACACTCTGGCCACGGAAGCTATAACTGCTGTCCGCCGCACTGGCATAGCGCAGGGGGTAAACCTGCACCACATCCTGACGCTGTGCCTGTTCGGCATACTGGCTATCCAGTTGCTTGGCCATGAGCGTCAGGCGACTCAGGCAGACAGGCACACCCGCGACCTGCAGCGCATTACTCTGATCCAGCAAGGACAACCGGCAAGCCTGCGCATCACTCAGGCCGGCGTCCTTCAGTTGGGCCAGCAACGTGGCCGCCGGCAAGGCTGCCGGGGTCAGCACACTGCGATCCATTTCTTCGGCCTTATAGAGGTAGAGTGCCTGCCCGTCGTAGTAAGGCATGAGCTGATACTGCCGGCTCAGCGTGGACAGGGCCTCGCCGGGATGCGTTTCAGCCAGCCGGCCGCTGAAGCTGTCGCGGATGGCCGGACTGACGACCACGGGCAGGCGATAGTTGGCGCCCAGCTCGCCCAGCACCTCGGCCAGCGGCATCTGCCGACTGGTGAGGAAGAACACCGGTCCTTGCCAGGGAATCGCTTGAGTCCAGGCCTGCGCCGAACATAGCGCGAGCAGAATGCCGAATCGCCTCACAGCCGCCCTCCCCATGTCCGCGAAACCGGCTCGACACGCGAGATACGCCAGGCCAGCAGTTGCACCATGATCTGCTGCTGCTTGAACAGCAGGTCAAATTCAGCCAGCGTCAGCGCCGGGGCAAAACGTCGCCACAGCCAGAGTTTGCCCTCTGCCAGATAGAGCGCGTCATCACAGGCCTCGGGGGTCGCCGCCAGCAGCAGGCAGGCTGCGCGGCACTGACTGGGCGGACGATCCACGCTGATGGCGACCGCCATGCCATGTGCAAACTGCCGCGCACGCAGACACTGCTCGCCCAGCCGCCCCTGGAGGATCAGGCTGCGGGCTTGCCAGTCCGGTGTCTGCAGTTGTTCCGCCAGCCAGTGAAAGACAGGAAAGGTCGCAGGGACAGGATTCATGGCGGCATGGTGCGCGTACCGGGAACGGCAGACTATCCGGTCTTGACCTGATACCGCGACCCGAACGGCAAACTCGGCGACAGGCGTTATAAAGAAACAAGGAGGCAGGCTCTGCCCTGCCTGGCACCGGAACGTAAACAGGCGAGGCCCGTCCGTCGGACTGTCGCCTGCTGGAGGCGATCATGAACACGCAAAGCTGGCAGGATGCCCTGATCGAGGTCATGGCCGGATTCGTCTGGTTGCAATAAAGCGCAGGGACGCTCAGCAGCAAGTCGGTCCGACTTACCTGGCGTCCCTGCTGCGAGTCAGTTGGCAGGTCGCCCGGGAGGCTGGGGGTAACGGCGCCTTTTTGCCGGGTATTTGACGATATAGTAATATGTCCGGCAATTCACATACGGCTTTCGACTTGAGGCCGCCCCTGCTCCCCCTGTTCCAGGTAACGATATGTCCTTTCTGCGCGCTCTTGGTTGGAAAACCCTCCCTGCCGATCTGTATGCCTCCGCATGGCAAAATCACGGCGGCGGGGTGATCACCCATCCCCGGGTACTTGAATTTATCGCGGAAGAAACGGGTTGCCGGCCGGCGTTCTATGGCAAGTGGGACAAGCAGGGCGAACCGCTGGCCGCCATGGCGACCTGGGGCAACTATCTGGCAGGTGATCATGATGCGCAGGTACATTTCGGTATTGATGCACGCTGCGACTTTGGCGTTCCCGAGATCATCCTGCCCCTGTCTGCCGGTTTTCGTGGCGCCATCGGCTTCAAGACCCGCTATCTGTCGCCCTTGAGTGCACCCCAGGTCAGTAATGCCACACTCAAGCTGAACAAACGCTGGCTTTGTCTGGCCAAAGGACTGGGGCCGGATGGACTGGCCTCCAGCACCTGCAAGCGGCGCCGTACTCAGGCTCGGGTCTGGGAGCGTGATGGTGGCGAAATCCGGCGCATCGATCAGTTCACTCCGGCGGAGCTGGCTGCCGTCTACGCCGATGTGTTCCAGCGTCGCTGGAACAAGCCGCACCACACCCTGGCGACACTGCCGCGCTTTTTCGAGGCACTCTTCCCGCTGATGACCGGCCATGTGGCGCTGATGAATGGTGAGCCGGCCGCCTATCAGCTGTTGCTGACGGCACGGTCGGCGCGCTGTTACGCCGTCGAGTACATCAATGGCGGCTACGACCATCAGTGGGAGCACCTGTCACCGGGCAATGTGGTGACATGGCTCAACCTCTCCGCCTGCTGGCAGCAGAGCCAGGACTGGCAAATCCCCCTGCGCTATTCTTTCGGCCGCAACTATCACCAGTACAAGAAGGATTGGGCGATCGAGACCCATATGGCACGTACCATCAGCTGGTAGTTTGCCGAGAAGGATCCTGACGTCCGATCCCGGCATGAATCGCCGGATTTCCCTGCGTCCACAACACTTTCTGGGTGATGGCGCGGATCACCCAGTTTGTTCCGTGCTGATTCAGTTCGAACAGGTAAACGCAATGCGTGTCCAGCACCTGACCATCCGGACTCAGGCGTTGTATCAGGGCGGAGACCCTGGCCGTAGCCCCTGTCTGGTTCAGCGTGATCTCATGATTGGCATACAGATGGTGGGTTTTCAGGCCATCCAGCGCCTCGCGCCGCAGGGCGATATAACGTTCGCGGCTGAGGGTTTCGGGCGGTGTACCACGCAAATCGGAATAATCGGTATACAGCGTCTCGGCCAGACATTCGGCCATCTCGTCCCAGGACTTCAAGTCAAAGCAGTTGGCAAAACGGTTGAGCTGCTGCTGGATGCACCAGCCTGCACTGGTTTCGTTTGTCATGATTTCTCCTCAGGGGGAAGGGCGTCGGGCAAGCTGCGCACCGGCATGCGGCGGCAGCGGCAGAAACAAGACTGTTGAACACCATGTCAGTACGCCCATGAACAGAAAGGCCAGGGCAAAGTCGCTGCTGACCAGTGCAGCATGGCCACGCCACCAGCCAATGCCTTGCAAGGCGAAGGCGCCGATGGTGACCCCCATGCCCGCAGCCAGTTGCTGCATCACGGCAGACAGACTGGTGGCATGGCTCATGCGCGCCGCGTCGACATCGGCAAAGGCGATGGCGTTCAGGCTGGTGAACTGCAGCGAGCGCAAGCAGCCACCCAGCACAAACACCAGCAGCATCCAGCCATGTGGCGTCTCGGCACGAAACAGCGCATAGGCGGCAATCGACAGCGCCACCAGCATGCTGTTGACGATCAGCACGCGCCGGAATCCGAAGCGTTCGAGCACTTTCATCACAATGGTTTTCATGAAGATGGCACCGATGGCCGTCGAACACGTCAGCATGCCAGAGGCGAAAGGCGTCAGACCAAAGCCCAATTGCAGCATCAGCGGTAGCAGGAACGGGGTGGCGCCGATGCCGACGCGGAACACAAAGCCACCAATGACACTGGCGTGAAATGTGGGCAGGCGAAACAGCGACAGGTCCAGCAGGGGCTTGGCAGTATGCCGGTAATGACGC from Paludibacterium sp. B53371 includes:
- a CDS encoding GNAT family N-acetyltransferase; the encoded protein is MSFLRALGWKTLPADLYASAWQNHGGGVITHPRVLEFIAEETGCRPAFYGKWDKQGEPLAAMATWGNYLAGDHDAQVHFGIDARCDFGVPEIILPLSAGFRGAIGFKTRYLSPLSAPQVSNATLKLNKRWLCLAKGLGPDGLASSTCKRRRTQARVWERDGGEIRRIDQFTPAELAAVYADVFQRRWNKPHHTLATLPRFFEALFPLMTGHVALMNGEPAAYQLLLTARSARCYAVEYINGGYDHQWEHLSPGNVVTWLNLSACWQQSQDWQIPLRYSFGRNYHQYKKDWAIETHMARTISW
- a CDS encoding nuclear transport factor 2 family protein — protein: MTNETSAGWCIQQQLNRFANCFDLKSWDEMAECLAETLYTDYSDLRGTPPETLSRERYIALRREALDGLKTHHLYANHEITLNQTGATARVSALIQRLSPDGQVLDTHCVYLFELNQHGTNWVIRAITQKVLWTQGNPAIHAGIGRQDPSRQTTS